TGCGCGGCTCGATGGCCCAGGGCGTCGTCGCGGGGTTCCCGGTCGTCGACCTGCGCGTCCGCTGCTACGACGGCACCTTCCACGACGTCGACTCGTCCAACATGGCGTTCGAGCTCGCCGGCTCGAAGGCGTTCAAGGACGGGATGGCGAAGGCGCGCCCGATACTCCTCGAGCCGATCTACGTGCTCGAGGTGACCGTCCCGGCCGACTACATGGGCGCCATCACCGGCGATCTCAACAGCCGGCGCGGGCGGATCATGGGGATGGAGCAGATGGGCGAGCTGCAGAAGATCAAGGCGCAGGTGCCGCTCTCCGAGATGCTCAGCTACTGCACCCAGCTGCGCTCGCTCACCGGGGGGCGGGGGACGTTCGAGATGGAGTTCTCCTCCTACGAGGAGGTCCCGGCGGCGCTTGTGCAGAGGGTCGTCGCGCAGCAGCAGGCGAAGAAAGAAGAGAAGTAGACGCCGGCGATGGAGCGCAGCGAACTGGCCTGCCGCGCCCGGGAAGCGCTCGCGATGCAGTCGCCGTGCCGCCTCTGCCCCCGCCGCTGCGGGGCGCGGCGGGCCGCGGGGGAGCGGGGGGCGTGCGGCGAGGGGGCGGCGGCGCGCGTCTACCGCGCCGCGCCGCATCGCGGCGAGGAACCCCCGCTCTCCGGCGTCGCCGGGTCGGGCACGGTCTTCTTCAGCGGCTGCACCCTCCGCTGCGTCTACTGCCAGAACCACCCGTTCAGCCAGGGGGGGGCGGGGGAGGAGCTCTCGGCGGCGGAGCTCGCGGGCGTCTTCCTCGCGCTTCAGGCGGCGGGGTGCCACAACCTGAACCTCGTCACCCCGACGCACGTCCTCCCGCAGATACTCCAGGCGCTGGAGCGGGCGGTTGGCGACGGGTTCGCGCTCCCGGTGGTCTACAACACCAGCGGGTACGAGACGCCCGAGGCGCTGCGGCTGCTCGACGGCGTTGCGGACATCTACCTGCCCGACCTCCGATATGCCGACGGGGACGCCGCGGCGCGCTACTCGGGCGCGGCCGACTACCCGGCGTTCAGCCGCCGCGCGGTGCGGGAGATGTGGCGGCAGGTGGGGCCGCTCGCGACCGACGCGGCGGGGATCGCCCGGCGGGGGCTCATCGTGCGGCACCTGGTCCTCCCCGGGGGGGTCGCCGGCACCGGGGAGGTCATGCGGTTCCTCGCCGAGGAGGTCTCCCGCGACGTGCGCGTCAGCCTGATGCGCCAGTACACGCCCTGCTTCCGGGCGGTTGGAGACCCGGTCATCGGCCGCAGGGTGACGCGGCGCGAGTTCGACGAGGCGGTCGCGGCGATGCGCCGGGCGGGCCTCTCGCGCGGCTGGGTGCAGGAGGGGGCCGACGAGGCGCCCGAAGAGTTCCTCGGGGAATCGTTGGCGCCGAAACGCGCACAAATGCGTACTGTGCGGACCCGGAATCGCGTATAATGCGCACGGATTTCCCGGCGCCTGCCGGGGGAGGGGATCGATGAGCGGACACTCGAAATGGGCCAGCATCAAGCACAAGAAGGGCGCGGCGGACCAGAAGCGCGGCAAGATCTTCAGCAAGTTCGTCAGGGAAATCAGCGTGGCGGCGCGTTTCGGCGGCGGCGATCCGGCCTCGAACCCGCGCCTCCGCACGGTGATCGCCAAGGCGAAGCAGTTCAACATGCCGGCGGACAACATCGACAAGGCGATCAAGAAAGGGACCGGCGAGCTGCCGGGGGTCTCCTACGAGGAGATCACCTACGAGGGGTACGGGCCCGCGGGCGTGGCGTTGATGGTCGACTGCCTCTCGGACAACAAGAACCGCACCTCGTCCGAGATCCGCAACATCTTCGACAAGCGGAACGGGCGGATGGCGGGGGCGGGTTCCGTGGCGTGGAACTTCAACAAGAAGGGGTTCATCGCGGTGGAGAAGGAGGGGGTCGACGAGGACCAGCTGCTCGCCGTCGCCCTCGACGCGGGGGCCGAGGATTTCAACGCCGAGGAGAAGGGGGCGTACGAGATCTTCACCCGGCCCGAGGCGCTCGAGGAGGTCAAGAAGGCCCTCGAGGCCAAGGGGATACGCTACTCCCATGCCGAGATCGCCCGCATCCCCAAGACCACGGTGGCCGTGACCGGGAAGGACGCGCAGCACGTCCTGGAGCTGATGGAGGAGCTGGAGGACCACGACGACGTGCAGAACGTCTCGTCGAACGCGGACCTGCCGGACGACCTCGTCGAGGCCGCGGCGAAGCGCTGATCGCCGGGGGGACGCGGTGAGAATAATCGGCATCGACCCCGGCACCATCGTGACCGGCTACGGGATCGTGGACCGGAAACGAAGCGCCGTCTCCTTCGTCGCCTGCGGTTGCATCGTGAACCGGCCCCACGTTCCGCTTCCCGTCCGGTTCCTGAAGATCCACCGGGAGCTGGGGGAGGTTCTGGACGCCTACCGGCCGGCGGAGATGGCGGTCGAGGGGATCTTCTTCTGCAGGAACGTGAAGACGGCGCTGGCGCTCGGCGAGGCCCGCGGCATCGCGATGCTGGCGGCGGCCGAGCGGGGCCTGGGGGTGTTCGAGTACGCGCCGCGGCGGGTGAAGCAGGCGATCCTCGGCCGCGGGGGCGCGGACAAGGCCCAGGTGCAGTTCATGGTGAAGGCGATCCTCGGCCTCCCGGAGGCGCCGCGCCCCGCCGACGCGGCCGACGCGCTCGCCCTCGCCCTCTGCCACGCGTACACGGGGGCCGGGTGCGCGGCGCGGGCCCCCGATCCCGCCTTGGGCGGGCGGGCAGAGGCGCGGCCGGCGCGCGGCCGCGTGAAAGGGTGAGCGGATGATCACGCACCTCGAGGGGGAGCTCAGGGAGGCCCAGCCGACCCGCGTCGTGATCGACGTGGCGGGGGTGGGCTACGAGTGCGTCATCCCCCTGAGCAGCTTCGACCGTCTCCCGCGGAGCGGGGCGCGGGTTTCGATCCTGACGCATCTGCATCTCCGCGACGACGGGCTGGTGCTCTTCGGCTTCCTGACCGAGGAGGAGCGCGGGCTTTTCCGCCTCCTCATCTCCGTCTCGGGGATAGGGCCCAAGATCGCCATCGGCATCCTGAGCGGCATCTCCCCGCGCAACTTCCGCGCGGCGGTGCGGGAGGGGAACGCCGCGGCGCTCTCCGCGGTCCCGGGGATCGGCAAGAAGAAGGCCGAGCGTCTCATCCTGGAGCTGAAGGACCGCGTCGAGGCGTTCGAGGAGGGGGAGCCGGGGGTTCCGGCGGCGGGGCGCGCGGAGAACGACGCGGCGATGGCGCTCGTCTCGCTCGGCTACTCGCAGGCGGAAGCCGCGCGGGCGGTCCACGCCGCGGCGAAGCGGATCGGGAAGGCCGCGGATGCGGAAACGCTCATCCGCGAGGCGCTGAAGGCGGCGAACTGAGAGGGACCGTGGTCTTCGACGCGGCTGACGAGATCGCATTGTTGCCGCGGATGAACGCGGATCGTCGCGGGGACGGGCGCGGGGTGCGCGGCACGACAGGTCCGCGCCGTTCCGCGAAGATCCGCGGCTGCACAAACGATATATCTTGTCGCGGCGGGATCCGCGGGCGGGAAACGGCGACTGGTTCGCCATGACGGAGCGATTCGTGGAAAAGGCGCTGAAGGACCGGGACCCCCAGCTCGATCTCACGCTCCGCCCCGCGGAGTTCGGCGAGTTCATCGGGCAGGAGCGGATCAAGGAGCGGCTCGGGATATTCATCCGCGCCGCGCGCGAGCGGGGCGAGGCGCTCGAGCACGCCATCTTCTCGGGCCCGCCGGGACTCGGCAAGACCACGCTCGCCCACCTGATCTCCCGGGCGATGGGCTCCAACATCAAGGCCACCTCCGGGCCGGTCATCGAGAAGGCCGGCGACCTCGCGGGGCTTTTGACCAACCTCGAGAACGGCGACATCCTCTTCATCGACGAGATCCACCGGCTGAACAAGGTGATCGAGGAGTACCTGTACCCGGCGATGGAGGACTTCACGCTCGACATCATCATCGACCAGGGCCCCAGCGCCCGGAGCGTGCGCCTCAACCTCGCCCGGTTCACGCTCCTCGGCGCCACGACCCGGAGCGGGCTCATCAGCGCCCCGCTCCGCTCGCGTTTCGGGATGACGATACGGCTCGACTACTACCCTGCCGCCGACCTCGAGAAGATCGTCCGGAGGAGCGCGGGGATCCTCGGCGTCGAGATCGACGACGGCGGCGCGGCGGAGATCGCCCGGCGGGCGCGCGGCACCCCCCGCATCGCCAACAACCTCCTCCGCCGGGTGCGGGACTACGCGCAGGTGAAGGCCGGCAACCGCATCGACGCCGCGACGGCCGACGCGGCCCTCTCCTTCCTCGACGTGGACCGGCACGGCCTCGACGAGATGGACGCGCGGATACTGACGACCATCATCCGAAGCTTCGGCGGGGGGCCGGTCGGGATCGGCAGCCTCGCCGTGGCGGTGGGAGAGGAGCGGGAGACGATCGAGGAGGTGTACGAGCCGTACCTCATCCAGCAGGGGTATCTGAAGCGCACCTCGCAGGGGCGTGTCGCCACGGAGAAGGCCCGCGCCATGTTCGGGGAGCCCGGGAAGGGCGGGGCGGGGCAGGGGGAGCTTCTCTGAGGCCGCGGAGGGGTGCGCGACGCCGATGACCCGCCTCAGGACCTCCGACTTCGACTACCCGCTCGACCCGGGGTACATCGCGCAGGAGCCGCCTCCCCGGCGCGAGGCGGCCCGTCTGATGGTCTGCCGGGGCGGGGCGGCGGGCGTCGTCCACACGGTCTTCGACCGGATCGGGGATCATCTCGAGGACGGGACGCTCCTGGTGCTCAACGACACGAAGGTCTTTCCCGCGCGGCTGGCCGGCAGGAAGGCGGGCACGGGCGGACGGGTGGAGGTGCTGCTGCTCCGCGAGCGCGGGGGAGGGGAGTGGGAGTGCCTCCTCAAGCCGGGGAGGCGGCTCCCGCGGGGCGCCGAGATCGAGTTCGAGGGCAGTCCGCTCGTCGGGCGGGTCGAGGATCGGCTGCGCGGCGGCGCGTTCGCGGTGCGCTTCCGCGGAACGGGGGAGATCGAGCGGGAGATCGACAGGATCGGCCGGGTGCCGCTGCCGCCGTACATCCGCCGGCCGCCGGCCGGGGGGCGCCGCGCCCCCTGCGACGACCGGGAGCGATACCAGACGGTCTACGCGCGGCGGCGGGGGGCGGTCGCCGCCCCCACGGCGGGGCTCCACTTCTCCGTGACGCTTCTGGAGCGCCTCGCGGCCCGCGGCATCGCGACGGCGGCGCTCACCCTCCACGTCGGCCCGGGGACGTTCCTCCCGGTCCGCGAGGAATACGTCGACGACCACCGGATGCACCCGGAGTGGTACGAGATCGGGGAGGAGACCGCCGCGAAAATCGCCCGGGCGCGGGAGGAGGGGAGGCAGCTGGTGGCGGTGGGGACGACCGTCGCGCGGGCGCTCGAGGCCGCCGCCGACGAGCGGGGCGCGGTGCGGCCCGGCGCGGGCTGGACGGATATCTTCATCCGCCCCCCGTACCGTTTCAAGGTCGTGCGGAACCTGCTCACGAACTTCCATCTTCCCGGCTCGACGCTCCTGATGCTGGTCGCGGCGCTCGCGGGCAGGGAGACGGTGCTGGGCCTCTACGAGACCGCGAAGAGGGAAGGGTACCGGTTCTACAGCTACGGGGACGCGATGCTCGTGTCGAGCGCGCCGTGACAAGAGGAGTTCGTTCCATGCCGAAGAGATTCCTGCGCATCCTGCTGGCCCCGCTCCTCGCCGCGGGCCTGTTCGCGGCGCGGGGCGGGGCCGCGCCGCCCGCCGCGCTGCCCGCCTCCCCCCTCGCCGTGCACGTCCTGGACGTGGGGCACGGGGACGCGATCGTCATCCTCACCCCCGGCGGCCGGTGCGTCCTCATCGACGCGGGCGGCGGCCGGAGGGGCGGGGGGGCGGTCCTCTCGCTGCTGAAGGAGAAGCGGGTCCGGCGGCTGGATACGGTCGTGATGTCGCACGCGGACTCCGACCATATCGGCGGGATGCCCGCGGTCCTCTCCAGCGGAATCGAGGTCGGCGAGTTCCTCGACCCGGGGTACCCGCATACGACCACCCTGTACCGCCGCGTGCTCGAGGCGGTGCAGGCGAGGCCGGAGACGCGCTACCGCACCCCCAGGGCGGGGGAGCTCCTCGACTGGGGGAAGGAGCTGCGGGTCCGGGTGCTCGCCCCCGGGGACGATCCGCGCGGCACCAACGACAGCTCGATCGTGATCCGCCTCACCTACGGCACGGTCAGCTTCCTGTTCACCGGCGACGCCGGGCGACGCTCCGAGCGGGAGATGGCCCGCCGCTTCGGGACCGGGCTCAGGGCGCAGGTGCTGAAGGCGGGGCATCACGGCTCCAAGTCGTCGTCGACCGCGCCGTTCTTGAAGCTCGTGAAGCCTGAGGTGGCGATCGTCAGCACGCGGGGCGCGGGGCCGGACGATCCGTACCGGGAGACGACCGCCCGGCTGCGCGCGGCGGGGTCGAAAATCTACCAGACGGGCAGGTACGGGATGGTCACGGTCTATTCCGACGGTGCCGGGTACCGGGTGGTCACGGAGCGCGAGGTCGAGCCCGCCGAGGCGGAGGTCCGCGAGACCGCCGCGGCCACCGGCGCGGCCGCGCCGCCGCGGGAGCTGCCTGCATCGACCGCGGCGGTCGCGCACTGAGTTCCCGCGGGCGGCCGGGATCCGCGGGGGCGCGCGTTCGGCCGCCGCATCGGCGAGGCGAGGGGGATCCGACAGATGGAGTTCACCGTTCACCGGACGGATGCGCAGACCCCCGCCCGCCTCGGCACGATCGCCACCCCGCACGGTTCCTTCGACACCCCCGTCTTCATGCCCGTGGGCACGCAGGGGACGGTGAAGACGATGAGCCCGGAGGAGCTCCGCGAGATCGGCTTCGGCATCATTTTGGGGAACACCTACCACCTCTCCCTCCGACCCGGCGCCGACATCGTCGCCCGCGCCGGCGGCCTCCACCGGTTCATGCACTGGGACGGGGCGATACTGACCGACAGCGGCGGCTACCAGGTCTTCAGCCTGGCGACGCTGCGCGAGATATCCCCCCGCGGGGTTTCGTTCCGCTCGCACATCGACGGGGCGGCCCACTTCCTGAGCCCCGAGCGGGCGGTGGCGATCCAGGAGGCGCTCGGCGCCGATATCATGATGGTGCTCGACGAGTGCACCCCGTACCCGTGCGCGCAGGATTATGCTTGCCAATCGATGGAGCGGAGCCTAGAATGGGCGTCCCGCTGCAAAGTCGCCCGCCGTTCGCCGCACGCGGCCCTCTTCGGCATCGTCCAGGGGGGGACGTACGCCGCCTTGCGGACGCGATCAGCGGCGGGGCTGGCGCGGATCGGCTTCGACGGGTACGCCATCGGCGGCCTCAGCGTCGGCGAGCCGGGGCCATTGATGCTCGAGCTCGTCGCGCACTGCTGCCGGGAGCTTCCCGGCGACAGGCCCCGTTATCTGATGGGGTGCGGGACGCCGGTGGAGATCGTCGAGGCGGTGGCGCGCGGCGTGGACATGTTCGACTGCGTGATGCCCACCCGGAACGGGAGGAACGGGACGGCGTTCACCGCCCGGGGGAAGCTCGCCGTGAAGAACGGCGCGTTCAAGGAGGATTTCAGGCCGATCGAGGAGGGGTGCGGCTGCGCCGCCTGCCGGCACTACACGCGCGCCTACCTGCGCCACCTGTTCAACGCCGGGGAGGTGCTGGGGCTCAGGCT
This window of the Chlamydiota bacterium genome carries:
- the ruvA gene encoding Holliday junction branch migration protein RuvA codes for the protein MITHLEGELREAQPTRVVIDVAGVGYECVIPLSSFDRLPRSGARVSILTHLHLRDDGLVLFGFLTEEERGLFRLLISVSGIGPKIAIGILSGISPRNFRAAVREGNAAALSAVPGIGKKKAERLILELKDRVEAFEEGEPGVPAAGRAENDAAMALVSLGYSQAEAARAVHAAAKRIGKAADAETLIREALKAAN
- the ruvC gene encoding crossover junction endodeoxyribonuclease RuvC, whose translation is MRIIGIDPGTIVTGYGIVDRKRSAVSFVACGCIVNRPHVPLPVRFLKIHRELGEVLDAYRPAEMAVEGIFFCRNVKTALALGEARGIAMLAAAERGLGVFEYAPRRVKQAILGRGGADKAQVQFMVKAILGLPEAPRPADAADALALALCHAYTGAGCAARAPDPALGGRAEARPARGRVKG
- the tgt gene encoding tRNA guanosine(34) transglycosylase Tgt, yielding MEFTVHRTDAQTPARLGTIATPHGSFDTPVFMPVGTQGTVKTMSPEELREIGFGIILGNTYHLSLRPGADIVARAGGLHRFMHWDGAILTDSGGYQVFSLATLREISPRGVSFRSHIDGAAHFLSPERAVAIQEALGADIMMVLDECTPYPCAQDYACQSMERSLEWASRCKVARRSPHAALFGIVQGGTYAALRTRSAAGLARIGFDGYAIGGLSVGEPGPLMLELVAHCCRELPGDRPRYLMGCGTPVEIVEAVARGVDMFDCVMPTRNGRNGTAFTARGKLAVKNGAFKEDFRPIEEGCGCAACRHYTRAYLRHLFNAGEVLGLRLVTCHNLYFYHQLMRRIREAIAAGTFERFRREFIERYQRGGESCT
- the queA gene encoding tRNA preQ1(34) S-adenosylmethionine ribosyltransferase-isomerase QueA → MTRLRTSDFDYPLDPGYIAQEPPPRREAARLMVCRGGAAGVVHTVFDRIGDHLEDGTLLVLNDTKVFPARLAGRKAGTGGRVEVLLLRERGGGEWECLLKPGRRLPRGAEIEFEGSPLVGRVEDRLRGGAFAVRFRGTGEIEREIDRIGRVPLPPYIRRPPAGGRRAPCDDRERYQTVYARRRGAVAAPTAGLHFSVTLLERLAARGIATAALTLHVGPGTFLPVREEYVDDHRMHPEWYEIGEETAAKIARAREEGRQLVAVGTTVARALEAAADERGAVRPGAGWTDIFIRPPYRFKVVRNLLTNFHLPGSTLLMLVAALAGRETVLGLYETAKREGYRFYSYGDAMLVSSAP
- a CDS encoding YebC/PmpR family DNA-binding transcriptional regulator — translated: MSGHSKWASIKHKKGAADQKRGKIFSKFVREISVAARFGGGDPASNPRLRTVIAKAKQFNMPADNIDKAIKKGTGELPGVSYEEITYEGYGPAGVALMVDCLSDNKNRTSSEIRNIFDKRNGRMAGAGSVAWNFNKKGFIAVEKEGVDEDQLLAVALDAGAEDFNAEEKGAYEIFTRPEALEEVKKALEAKGIRYSHAEIARIPKTTVAVTGKDAQHVLELMEELEDHDDVQNVSSNADLPDDLVEAAAKR
- the ruvB gene encoding Holliday junction branch migration DNA helicase RuvB, translating into MTERFVEKALKDRDPQLDLTLRPAEFGEFIGQERIKERLGIFIRAARERGEALEHAIFSGPPGLGKTTLAHLISRAMGSNIKATSGPVIEKAGDLAGLLTNLENGDILFIDEIHRLNKVIEEYLYPAMEDFTLDIIIDQGPSARSVRLNLARFTLLGATTRSGLISAPLRSRFGMTIRLDYYPAADLEKIVRRSAGILGVEIDDGGAAEIARRARGTPRIANNLLRRVRDYAQVKAGNRIDAATADAALSFLDVDRHGLDEMDARILTTIIRSFGGGPVGIGSLAVAVGEERETIEEVYEPYLIQQGYLKRTSQGRVATEKARAMFGEPGKGGAGQGELL
- a CDS encoding radical SAM protein; protein product: MERSELACRAREALAMQSPCRLCPRRCGARRAAGERGACGEGAAARVYRAAPHRGEEPPLSGVAGSGTVFFSGCTLRCVYCQNHPFSQGGAGEELSAAELAGVFLALQAAGCHNLNLVTPTHVLPQILQALERAVGDGFALPVVYNTSGYETPEALRLLDGVADIYLPDLRYADGDAAARYSGAADYPAFSRRAVREMWRQVGPLATDAAGIARRGLIVRHLVLPGGVAGTGEVMRFLAEEVSRDVRVSLMRQYTPCFRAVGDPVIGRRVTRREFDEAVAAMRRAGLSRGWVQEGADEAPEEFLGESLAPKRAQMRTVRTRNRV
- a CDS encoding MBL fold metallo-hydrolase; the encoded protein is MPKRFLRILLAPLLAAGLFAARGGAAPPAALPASPLAVHVLDVGHGDAIVILTPGGRCVLIDAGGGRRGGGAVLSLLKEKRVRRLDTVVMSHADSDHIGGMPAVLSSGIEVGEFLDPGYPHTTTLYRRVLEAVQARPETRYRTPRAGELLDWGKELRVRVLAPGDDPRGTNDSSIVIRLTYGTVSFLFTGDAGRRSEREMARRFGTGLRAQVLKAGHHGSKSSSTAPFLKLVKPEVAIVSTRGAGPDDPYRETTARLRAAGSKIYQTGRYGMVTVYSDGAGYRVVTEREVEPAEAEVRETAAATGAAAPPRELPASTAAVAH